A part of Desulfobacter sp. genomic DNA contains:
- a CDS encoding phosphoenolpyruvate synthase PpsA, producing the protein MKLEETIADAPSIKMYHELMANKVENILLVASPYDAFIMEEEGRLSTRIINEYKGLNLSKPPRLSWVSSAKDAFERLEKKNFDLILAMPSLAGMDVYTFGETVKKRYSDLPFYLLLHNTSDVNQYACAGPDSAVDRTYIWGGNADLLLAIIKNFEDEMNVAYDTERAKVRVIIMVEDSPYHYSSFLPLLYKQIVLQTQSVMDESINEEHRLMKMRGRPKVLVAHNYEQALALYERYKPYVLSVFSDMRYPKGCAEDPNAGQKLLTRIKSEIPDLPVLILSTEEKNRELVKSIPATFINKNSNNLHDQIKSFFVTSLGFGAFIFRMPDGEEIARASDLRAVEKLLMEIPDESVLSHARRNDFSRWLMARNEIDFALGLKPYTIDDFSDAAELKRFLMDSIRARRRDTRQGRVIDFDSDKFDPHTNFMKIGTGSLGGKARGLAFMAHQLRRDPSLARRFPDVDITIPQTFVIATDGFKEFIEKNNLARLLEAKEEMEDHEVATQFLCAQLPELLRNNLFAYIRNVRYPIAVRSSSLFEDAHYQPFAGLYNTYMLPNTDPSPERRLERLIMAVKLVYASTYMKAPRSYARSTMHRIEDEEMAVVLQQLTGIKHKNYFYPAISGVAQSYNFYPIGHLKAEDGISHIAMGLGKIVMEGEKTLRVCPKYPQFLPQFSIVEDILENSQKHFYALKLDEFPAHEKFVGSNEDPTLARLDFMDAKDHPVVRSLASTFHMQDNRIRDAWSDKGFPVLTFANVLKYGTFPLADILGEVTAMGSRWMGASVEVEFAVNLSLDGQRRPEFSLLQIRPMGRYAQNLRVKITKAEITQAFCYSTLSLGNGEYKDIHDLVYVDPDRFDPGKTVDIAGEINKINAGFNISGKKYVLIGPGRWGSSDRWLGIPVVWNDISNVGVMVETTIESIKADPSQGSHFFQNITSLGISYMTVRDRGEDFIDYGFFSCQECTTQTRYLKHIHFDSPIKILVDGKTAQAVMLPERTGDREDVMADIPVIDD; encoded by the coding sequence ATGAAATTAGAAGAAACCATCGCAGATGCACCGTCCATCAAGATGTATCACGAACTCATGGCCAACAAGGTGGAGAATATCCTGCTTGTGGCCAGCCCCTACGATGCGTTTATCATGGAGGAAGAAGGAAGACTCTCCACTAGAATCATCAACGAATACAAAGGGCTGAACCTGTCTAAACCCCCCCGTCTGTCCTGGGTTTCTTCGGCCAAAGACGCCTTTGAACGGCTTGAGAAGAAAAATTTTGATTTGATTCTGGCCATGCCCAGCCTGGCGGGAATGGATGTCTATACCTTCGGGGAAACTGTTAAAAAAAGATATTCGGACCTGCCTTTTTATCTGCTGCTTCACAACACCAGCGATGTAAACCAGTATGCCTGCGCCGGCCCGGACTCCGCCGTGGACCGTACCTATATCTGGGGCGGGAATGCCGACCTGCTGCTGGCCATCATCAAAAATTTCGAAGACGAGATGAATGTGGCCTATGACACGGAACGTGCAAAGGTCAGGGTGATCATCATGGTGGAGGATTCCCCCTACCATTACTCTTCTTTTCTGCCCCTGCTGTATAAGCAGATCGTGCTTCAGACCCAGTCGGTGATGGACGAATCCATCAATGAGGAGCACCGGCTTATGAAAATGCGGGGCCGGCCAAAGGTCCTGGTGGCCCATAACTATGAACAGGCCCTTGCCCTCTACGAAAGGTACAAGCCCTATGTGCTTTCGGTATTCTCCGATATGCGCTACCCAAAAGGATGCGCCGAGGATCCCAATGCCGGCCAGAAGCTTTTGACCCGGATCAAATCGGAAATTCCGGACCTGCCCGTGCTGATCCTCAGTACGGAAGAGAAAAACCGGGAGCTGGTAAAATCCATTCCCGCCACTTTTATCAACAAGAATTCCAATAATCTCCATGACCAGATCAAAAGTTTTTTTGTGACCAGCCTGGGGTTCGGCGCCTTTATTTTCCGTATGCCCGACGGCGAAGAAATCGCCAGAGCCTCGGATCTTCGGGCCGTGGAAAAACTGCTCATGGAAATCCCGGACGAATCCGTTCTCAGCCATGCCCGTAGAAATGATTTTTCAAGATGGCTGATGGCACGCAATGAGATTGATTTTGCCCTGGGCCTTAAACCCTATACCATTGACGATTTCAGTGATGCCGCAGAATTGAAGCGGTTTCTCATGGACAGCATCCGGGCCCGGCGCAGGGACACCCGGCAGGGCCGTGTCATCGATTTTGATTCCGATAAATTCGACCCCCATACCAATTTTATGAAAATCGGCACCGGATCCCTGGGGGGGAAGGCCAGGGGACTGGCTTTCATGGCCCACCAGCTCAGGAGGGACCCCTCCCTGGCCCGGCGGTTCCCGGACGTGGATATTACCATTCCCCAGACCTTTGTCATTGCGACGGACGGGTTCAAGGAGTTTATAGAGAAAAACAACCTGGCCCGGCTTCTGGAGGCCAAAGAGGAGATGGAAGACCATGAGGTGGCCACCCAGTTCCTTTGCGCCCAATTGCCGGAACTGCTCAGAAATAACCTTTTTGCGTACATCCGCAATGTCCGCTATCCCATTGCGGTGCGGTCCTCCTCCCTGTTTGAAGATGCCCATTACCAGCCCTTTGCCGGACTTTACAATACCTATATGCTTCCCAATACAGACCCCAGCCCGGAGCGGCGTCTGGAGCGGCTGATTATGGCCGTGAAGCTGGTTTATGCCTCCACATACATGAAGGCGCCCCGGTCCTATGCCCGGAGCACCATGCATAGGATTGAGGATGAGGAGATGGCCGTGGTGCTCCAGCAGCTCACGGGCATCAAGCACAAAAATTATTTTTATCCGGCCATTTCCGGGGTGGCCCAGTCCTATAATTTTTATCCCATCGGCCACCTTAAAGCCGAGGACGGAATTTCCCATATTGCCATGGGGCTGGGTAAAATCGTTATGGAGGGGGAGAAGACCCTGAGGGTCTGTCCGAAATACCCCCAGTTCCTGCCCCAGTTTTCCATTGTGGAGGATATTCTGGAAAATTCCCAAAAGCATTTTTATGCCCTGAAGCTCGATGAGTTTCCGGCCCATGAAAAGTTTGTGGGATCCAATGAAGATCCGACCCTGGCCCGGCTGGACTTCATGGATGCCAAGGACCATCCCGTGGTCCGTTCCCTGGCCTCCACCTTCCATATGCAGGATAACCGGATCAGGGATGCCTGGTCGGACAAGGGGTTTCCCGTGCTGACCTTTGCCAATGTGCTTAAATACGGGACCTTTCCCCTGGCTGATATTCTTGGGGAGGTGACGGCCATGGGGTCCCGGTGGATGGGAGCCTCCGTGGAAGTGGAGTTTGCCGTGAATCTGTCCCTGGACGGCCAACGGCGGCCGGAATTTTCCCTGCTTCAGATCCGGCCCATGGGACGGTACGCCCAGAACCTGAGGGTGAAAATCACAAAGGCAGAGATCACGCAGGCCTTCTGCTATTCCACCCTTTCCCTGGGCAACGGCGAATACAAAGATATCCATGACCTGGTCTATGTGGATCCAGACCGGTTTGATCCGGGGAAGACCGTGGACATTGCAGGCGAAATTAATAAGATCAATGCCGGTTTCAATATTTCTGGCAAAAAATACGTGCTCATCGGCCCGGGGCGCTGGGGCTCATCCGACCGGTGGCTGGGCATCCCCGTGGTCTGGAACGATATCTCCAATGTGGGGGTGATGGTGGAGACCACCATCGAAAGCATCAAGGCCGATCCCTCCCAGGGCTCCCATTTTTTTCAGAATATTACCTCCCTGGGTATTTCCTATATGACGGTGAGGGACCGTGGGGAGGATTTTATCGATTACGGATTTTTTTCCTGCCAGGAATGCACCACCCAGACCCGGTATCTGAAGCATATCCATTTCGACAGCCCCATTAAAATCCTGGTGGACGGCAAAACCGCCCAGGCCGTGATGCTGCCGGAGAGAACCGGGGACCGGGAGGATGTGATGGCCGATATCCCGGTAATAGATGATTGA
- a CDS encoding DUF3592 domain-containing protein: MVRDKWIEIVISIIFLIGGILLVTVGMSQGWKGILALTWDKHPGKITYAHINNFRPAGERSKSGYRVEFHFSYRVNRYSFNGKLLYPGYDYNGSREGAEKWLNKFPKKKAVEVYVNPEKPQEAMLAPGLHLEYIGRPLSGIAMVILSLFLLSRRFRKN, encoded by the coding sequence ATGGTAAGAGACAAGTGGATAGAGATTGTCATATCGATTATTTTTTTAATCGGCGGCATACTGCTTGTAACTGTGGGGATGTCGCAGGGATGGAAAGGCATCCTTGCCCTGACCTGGGATAAACACCCGGGGAAAATTACCTATGCCCATATCAACAATTTTCGTCCGGCCGGGGAGCGTTCAAAGAGTGGGTATCGGGTGGAATTTCACTTCAGTTATCGCGTCAACCGTTATTCGTTCAATGGTAAACTATTATATCCGGGATATGATTATAACGGCAGCCGTGAAGGCGCTGAAAAGTGGCTCAATAAGTTTCCCAAAAAAAAGGCCGTGGAGGTTTATGTGAATCCGGAGAAACCCCAGGAGGCAATGCTGGCCCCGGGACTGCACCTTGAATATATCGGCCGGCCCTTAAGCGGAATTGCAATGGTGATTTTGAGTCTGTTCCTTTTATCGAGACGTTTCCGAAAAAATTAA
- a CDS encoding class I SAM-dependent RNA methyltransferase, which produces MNIEKRAILQKGRGKTRKLAKLEYIYERESRYFAQVAESVKELALKELEELGATALKPVFRGIWFKADRAVFYKIVYQARLISRVLAPLAEFECKDKDELYKAAKKIRWEEFLTPKKTFSITANVSESEITHSNFAGLRVKDAIADYFRDRTNRRPSVNAEDPWITFNVHIHRDRATISVDVSGGPLHKRGYREASVSAPMQETVAAAVIRLSGWNGERPLYDPMCGSGTLLCEALMHYCRIPAQVFREKFGMERLPDFSAREWKRVKDAAEENIRPLPRDLIQGSDISEKSVEAVQTNLMGMHFGGDIPIWLSDFRELDPIEDAVIVTNPPYGIRMGKDLDMNQFYKDLGTFFKEKCRGCTAYVYFGDPKFIKKVPLAPSWKRPLKIGGLEGKLVKYDLY; this is translated from the coding sequence GTGAATATAGAAAAAAGAGCGATCCTTCAGAAGGGAAGAGGGAAGACCCGCAAGCTGGCCAAGCTTGAATATATCTATGAGCGGGAATCCCGGTATTTCGCCCAGGTGGCGGAGAGTGTCAAGGAACTTGCCTTAAAGGAATTGGAAGAGTTGGGGGCAACGGCTCTCAAACCGGTGTTCCGGGGGATCTGGTTTAAAGCGGACAGGGCGGTGTTCTATAAAATCGTCTACCAGGCCCGGTTGATTTCACGGGTGCTGGCACCATTGGCTGAGTTTGAGTGCAAAGACAAGGATGAGCTGTACAAGGCCGCCAAAAAGATCCGGTGGGAAGAGTTCCTTACCCCCAAAAAGACGTTTTCCATCACGGCCAATGTCTCGGAATCCGAGATTACCCACTCCAATTTTGCAGGGCTGCGGGTCAAGGATGCCATTGCCGATTATTTTCGGGACCGGACCAATAGGCGGCCTTCGGTGAATGCCGAGGATCCCTGGATCACTTTCAACGTCCATATCCACAGGGACCGGGCAACCATTTCCGTGGATGTCTCCGGCGGGCCTCTGCACAAACGGGGATACCGTGAAGCCTCTGTATCCGCTCCCATGCAGGAAACCGTTGCCGCGGCCGTCATCCGGCTCAGCGGGTGGAACGGGGAACGGCCCCTGTACGATCCCATGTGCGGTTCAGGCACCCTGCTCTGCGAAGCCCTGATGCATTACTGCCGGATTCCGGCCCAGGTTTTCAGGGAAAAATTCGGGATGGAAAGGCTGCCGGATTTCAGCGCCCGGGAATGGAAACGGGTCAAAGATGCGGCTGAGGAGAATATCCGGCCCCTGCCCCGGGACCTGATCCAGGGGAGCGATATCTCCGAAAAGTCCGTGGAAGCCGTTCAGACCAACCTCATGGGAATGCATTTCGGCGGGGATATTCCCATCTGGCTGTCCGATTTCCGGGAACTGGATCCCATTGAAGATGCCGTCATCGTCACCAATCCCCCCTACGGCATCCGCATGGGCAAGGACCTGGATATGAATCAATTCTACAAGGACCTGGGTACCTTCTTCAAAGAAAAGTGCAGGGGCTGCACCGCCTATGTCTACTTCGGAGACCCCAAGTTCATCAAAAAAGTCCCCCTGGCCCCTTCCTGGAAACGGCCTTTGAAAATCGGCGGACTTGAGGGCAAGCTGGTTAAGTACGACCTGTATTGA